The Elaeis guineensis isolate ETL-2024a chromosome 5, EG11, whole genome shotgun sequence DNA segment GGAGACTTGTTCCATTATTGAAAGAAGTCATCTGGATGAAGCTTGATCAGACAAAATAGCATGCATTCAAGGAGAAGGGAATGACACTTTGAGCATGCTAGGTGGCTGAGGAAGACCATAGACTACTCTGACATGGAAGGTGGGAATTCCTTTTAAGACTCTGGCCCCTGGTCCCCTGGGATCTAGCACACTTGTTTTAGGAGACTCTAACCAGTATGCATTTAACCATATGACAGAGTTATCAAGAAGAATGAAAACAAACAAAACTTCAGAAATCAAAAAACATGCAACAAATTGACTTCACGACTGAGTAATTCTATAAATCTAGCTACCACCTCAACAGCAAACTGAAAAGTCTAACATAAATAGATTACAGTTTGAAAAAGTGCAGCTCTTTGAATCCTACTGAGGATGGGGCTCTGACGACTAATTACAATGAATCATTACTTCCACAAACCTCATATTGCAAAGCCAATCTATGACAAGAATTGTAGCTTTTACAACTACCACTTCAAGTCATTTATATGGACTTCACTCACTCCAAAGTCCAAAATAAATGAGATAACTAAACATCTATATGATAAATACAAAGCTACCAGAGATTACATCTACAATACGAATGCTATGGATGTATAATTTTGTATATCCATTTCTGATTTCATGAAATAAATGGGTACCTATCTGTATTACTTCTATAACCTTTACATCTACATTCCCAGTGGAAACACCAGGTAATCTATATATCCATAGATAACACTAGCAGGAATTTTTGAAGCAGAGCCACAATGTTTGGTATGTAAAATGTAAACTGATCCAAGCAACATTCATCAACACATGCCAGTGATCAATATCAAGATAATGAAACATGGATCCACCTAAGAAAATCTAAATTGTCCAAAATTAAAGGTCCCTACCTTCGTATGAAAACCGCTAAAACTAAGGAACATACAGTTCTTCACAAACACTTCTCAAACTCTTAATTTATTTCTAAACATCTGATAAAAACATTGCAGTGTCATACACATACATTAAGTTATTAAAATACTAAAATGTAAACTAATTTCTAGAAATtcaagagagaatattttctcaaagaagagaaaaaaagggcTCTCcactaaattaataaattaaccaCTAAACTGAAGTATGTTGCAGGGCCAGAACCAACCCCCAACCCAAGAGTTACATATAAAAGtttggaaattaaaaaaaaaaaaaaagagtaatccAACATAAATTGCATAGAATTGTGAAAAGAGAAGTATCCAGAGCtaggaagtttaaataaaatttgaacAAGTGAGGCAAAAAGATAATAGAGATGAGAAAGATACCATCTTAATTCATTGATAGCATCAAGACCAAGAAGTTGAATGATAAGTTCCTCATTTTCAAATCAACATCCAAACATTTTAGTTCACATAAAGTGGTCCCAAAACCATGCTAAGGTCGTTACATGAAGGACAGAAGGTGAAATTGAATGATAAGTCCCTCCATTTTTTGTTATTACATCTAGACTCAAAATTTTGTGTTCCCCATACAGTGACACCATAACCATTGTGGATCATTATATGAAACATGGGAGGTAAATATGAATTATAAGACCTTCTGTTATTCACTTATTACATCAAGAACCAAAACTACATGTATCCACATAATGAACCCATAACCATTCTTCGAGAACTAGAAGCATGGAAGCTGAAACTGAAGGATGAAGTCCCTACCTGTTATTCACACAGTACATCAAGAACCAAAAATTTGTATCCCTGTAGTGACCACAAAGACCATTATTCGTCAACTGCATCAAGATCCAAATATATGTGATCCCATGTAGTGACccaagaatcattttagggtcaCTATATGAACATGGGAGGGGAAACTGAACAATGTGTTCCTTTGTTATACTTTAATTATATTGAAAACCAAAAAAACTCATGATCCAATATAGAGACGACCGAACTATTCTAGGTCATTATATGAAACATGAGAGGTGAAATTGAATAACAGGCCCCACCATTATTCAATACATCAAAACCCAAAAACTAATGTTCCCACGTAGTGACCCTAGAACCATTTTGGTTCCACTATATGAAACATGGCAAGTGACAACAAGTAACTCCATTATTTGTTGAttatatcaagacccaacatttCATGTTTCCGTATactaaccctagaacaattctagggCCACTATATGAAACATGGGAAGTGAAATTGAATGGTGGGTCCATTATTCATTAATTACATCAAGACCCAAAAATTCATGTTCCAATAATGTGACACCAGAAACATTCTTGAGTCACCATATTAAACATTGGATGTGAAATTGAATTATAAGTCCCTTCATTATTTGTTAATTGCATCAAGACCCAAAATTCATTTTACCAAGACCCTAGAACCATTTTGGGGCTATGAAACTTGAGAGATAAAATTGAACGATAAATGCCCCCATAATTGGTTAATTACATCAAGAGCCAAAATTTCATTTTCCTGTATAGTAACCATAGAACCATTCTAGGGCCACTACATGAAATGTGAAGGTGAAATTGATTAATCTAGCTTAATGGAAATTTGCGAAGTGAAATTGAATGATGAGTGCCTCCATTATTCGTTAATTAGATCAAGACCCAAAATTTCATGTTTTCAAGAGACATTCTAGATTAACAAACATGGGAAGTGAAACAAAACAACAAGTCCATTTGCTATTTGTTAATTAAATCAAGACacaaaaattcatattttggcaTTCTGGGATCACTATATGCAAAATGGGAGGAGAAATTGAATGATCGGTCCCCATCTTATTCATTAATTATATCAAGATCTAAACCCTGATGGTAGAAAAATTGTCGATAAATCTCTGTTTATCTAAGGATCATAATTCATAATTTAAACTAAAATTCAAACATGAAAGGGAAACTCAAATGAACAATGTTCTTTCTTTTGTGAGACCATTTTCATCAAAGAAAAATACTCCATCTTTTGGACAACAGCCCCCATCATGAAAATAAGTCTCCTGAAATAAGACATCTGGATATAGAAACTAAAAATATGCCATGGTTTGGACAACAACCCCAATCATGAAAATGAGTCTcctgaaataagacatcatttgagGGTACCATTTTCATCAAAGAGAAATAGTCCATCCTTTGGACAACAAACCCAATCATGAAAATGAGTCTCCTGAAATAAGACATCTGGGCATAGAAATTAAAAAAGGAGATTGCGGGTGCCGTGCTTCCTATCCTCGTTATTAGAAGAACATATCAATTAAATCCTATAAGAGAAGATGCCTGATAAGGAGTTTGGCTTACAATACGTGTGATAAATGTTGGACAATgcccagaaaagaaaagaataggatAAGGGCCTTGGGCCTTGGGCATGGAGGCCTATGGCCCTTACTTTCATTTTCTTTAACAAATTGTGGAAGTCTTGATGCTGATCTTCTATCATATTTTTCTTGACATTGTTAAAGTTGTATCTCCCTTCTTTCGTGGCCACTTCTGCTATTTATAGCTGAAGAGGTGGTGGTTATTTGCATGGAAGTTACAGGTAGAAACTGGAAGTTGTCATAAGCCATCAAAAGAGATGGTTCCTATAGTTGTCACAGGCTATTGATTTATAGGCTATCCAGGTGCTAGTTGCTGTAGGCTGTCCAAGGACTCCTATCATATAACCGCAAGAGGTGGTATCAACTCAACCAATGGCATACAGATACAGATATTTATGAATCATAAACTGATAGatatttaaagaaaaagcaaatCTAAACATGCAAAATTTAAAGCCGACTGTTGTCAAGCACTCGCAGCACATAAAGGAGAATAATTAATATAAAGCATCCATTATGATCACTAGTCAAAAACAAAAGCAAAAGGATGCCAGAAACGAAAGTTGAGAGTGATGCAAATTGCAAACCTTCTCCTATCTGATATGTTTTCTGAGCAGGCAAGGGATGATGTGCTTCCTGTACCAAGACCAATCGCCATTCTAATTTTCACAAGTCCAACTGTCTTCTTATCAAGAGCATGCTCCAATGCATCTTGTTCTTCATGCATTGTCACCCGGAAGCAGTATGCAGTTAATGAATGCATAAAATGCTAAACAGTGCAACTcatcaaacaaacaaacaaaatttCTTTATATACTATTTGACAAGGATTTAGAATCCACATGAAAAGCATGACACTCACTCCTGAAACCACAGATATTCCTCAGTTGCCGCAGATAAATGAAAAACACTAGTAAATAGTTCAGCTACTGCGACTGCAACTGCCTGGATAAATTAAATTTTGGGATAAATTTGTTGCtttgactatctaaaagagcatAAGCACAGCTCATATAAAGTTTACATATTAGTTCTCATCATTGAATACACATTCTATTTCTGGGTGTACGATGTGGAGCCCAACAAAACAGGACTACCTTCATAAATTGCCGAGAGCtatcagaaaaaaattaaatatcatcaGCTAGACCGTATCCAACCATGTTTAACTTTCCAAGAATTGCAAATATATCCATCAAACGATAAGCAGTAATAAAGGTGGATAAGCATCAATCAGCAATTTGTTGCAGGTTCTGCTGATCAAATTAACACAACGTCCCACATTTCTCCAGCCGAAACAGGAATCTCTCTCATTACTAGCAGGAATTCAGAATTACATTGGGGGGAAAGCAACTGGAAACTTCATCCATCATAATTCAGTTAATCCAATAATTAAActtccaaaaaaacaaaaaaacacaattacatcattttttttacacaatttccaaaaagaaacttaaaAGCCTAAATCCAGAGAACTAGAGGTAGGGTTTAAGAGGCCAACCACTTTGGTAGCTGCCGCGATGAGGGAGACCAATTCCTTGGTCGCCACATCTCTCGCCTTTCCTCCTTTCTTGTCTCCAAATCATCTAAAATAGAAGAAATCCAGCAACCCCGAACAGATTCTTGAAGCTAATGGCTCCTTGCATCGCTAGCGCTGcccaaatctagggtttcggcAGAGAAAGCTCGTATCGTTGGTTCCTTCTAGGGTTTCGGTCCGGACTTAACCGACAGTTCCGGGGCCGAATCCGACTCTCGAGATATCGTCAGTCGGGGTAATTTTGGCCGGCTTCGGATTCTCTCCGGAAGGAGACACCAAAATCCCCGGAGATCCGCGCCGACAGCGATCTGGTGCGGGAGGCCGTACACAGCATCCGTGCGTATGTCGGTTCAGACGATGCATGGCATTGGGGCAACGGAGAGCGTTGGTGAAAGAAAAATTATACCCTACGCTGCATGCATCACGTGGTTGTGCACCCCATCGCACTCAttcatttttataaattttttttatcaaacacATATATTCATGTATCATTATAAAAACGAACGATTATGATTGGtgctatatataattatataaaatataatataaattataaattttgttagACTACATGCTAGCATACTTTTGATGTTGGTGGTTGAAGGGTCCTGAACTTATCAACAAATTTACAATCACCAATATATCGAGAtagaatatactaattaaaaatattttatgaaaaaatataaaaaaattagttaagtGATATAGTTTTTTAAGTTGATTTTGTGGATGTCTACAATTTGAGATACATCAATTTATAGGGGCtaaaattttagaatctaaatttatattgatattgtatcatatacatgtatatactttAAGACCATCGATGTCTTGATGGGGAGTtttatgatgtttttttttttttttttggtgtatgAATTGAATGTACCATCCTTTTATATAAAGACAAGTAGACATGACAGCACAAGGTAAGGGCTTCACATGGGCAACACACAACAAACTCAGCACCTTCAAAGGAACATTCTATGCATACATCCAATTAATAGCATTGTTCCTTTCTGTGCATGCTTTATTCAAAAGAACTTTTTTCTTGTTTGCAGTCATGTGCTATGATAGCACTAtagataaaaagaatatgagagaTCACAATTTGAAAATCCACATTAGGGCATCAAATATTTCCAAAATAATCAACATTAGAAAAAGAAGAGCCACTGTTGTAGGCCACATATGGGCTTGGGGGAGTGAAAGTAAGAAGATGGTGATGTTCACATTACATGTTGGTGCTTCAACATACTATTATTATCACAATATTGATCCTCCATTAGGATGGACACATCTGTCACAATTTTGATCGACCTCCATTATAATAGAAGCATGTAATGCAACATAATGATGTCCTTTTTTGTTTTATGGCTGGCTCTTATCTTTCTAAGGACCCGTTTGATTGGGGCATGTCAGCTTatatgataatttgataatttttgaaaattatttatctgaaaaaatgattatagaggaaaataatttttactatatttggttaatgaaaaaattattttaaaaaatgataCAAGAAAAGATTACTACGTTTGGTTGGAggtaaatttatataaaattatgatcaaatttataaatatactcttcaacataaaataattttttaataaaatagtattatcatcttcaattagtttttatataatgattataatcaTATAGCCTTTTATATAATGCCatcttcatcttaattttttttttt contains these protein-coding regions:
- the LOC140858185 gene encoding uncharacterized protein produces the protein MIWRQERRKGERCGDQGIGLPHRGSYQSEQDALEHALDKKTVGLVKIRMAIGLGTGSTSSLACSENISDRRRLHSTEMGTCEVEYLITEQKILSSFLMILHHTS